Within Sulfitobacter sp. W027, the genomic segment CACGGAAAAGCGCTTGGCGATCCTTCCGGCCGCGATCAGCGCGGCTTCGCACAGGCCGATCACCGGCCCCATCGCCACGGCGCGTGCGGCATCAAGACCGGGATCGTCGAAACAGGCGATCACATGGGCCACGGCGCCCTGCGCTTCAGCGGCGATAATGGCGTCGAGCATGGCGGGCACGGCGCGGGCCTCGTCGGCATAGCCTTCGATGCTGGGCGGCGTGCCGTGCGCGGTCACGGCCATGATCTCGATCCCCGGCCCGGCATGGGCGCGGGCGGTGCGGGCGATGGCTTCGGTCATCCCCACGGTCGAGTTTGGATTGATGAGGTGGATTTTCATGGGGCGGCTTTCCGTGTCACGCCAGCGGGAGGCTGGGCGGGGGCCCTCAGCTCGAACTGTCGGTCAGAGGTGATGTAATTGTCAGCATGCAGCCGCGCGATCGGCTGGTAGTTCTCGGGGCGCACATAGCGGCCTGCGTCATCAAGACAGTTGTCGCGGATATGCATCTGTACGACCCGACCCAGAATGATCTCGCGCCGCTCGTATCTGATGGTCTCGGCCACCACGCATTCCATGGCGCAGGGGCTTTCCGCGATCCAACCGCCTTCGATCTGGTTGGCCGGCGTCATGGTCAGCCCGGCGGTGGCGATCTCGTCCACGTCCGGCTCATAACTGATGCCGCAGGTGATCATCGCTTGCGCCAGCGCCATGTCGACCATGTTGACACAAAAGCTTTGTCGCGCGTTGATGTTGTTCACCGTGTCTTTGACTGTGCCATCTGGCCGGGTCTGGATGCCAAGGATCACAATGGGCGGCTCTTGCGAGAAGACGTTGAAAAAGCTCATGGGGGCCGCGTTGGCCACCCCATCGGGGCAAAGCGTCGTGACCAGCGCGATGGGGCGCGGGGCGACGAAGCTGGACAGCAGGCGGTAGCGGTCGCGCTCGGGCAGAGTGGTGAAGTCAAATTCCATCCCGCTACTCCGCCGCCAGCCGCAGCCATGTCGGCAGCCGCCCTTCGTCCGCCGCGTGACAGGCCGATTTCTGACCGCCCGCGCGCAGGTGCAATGCCGGTGCCACGCTGCGGCAGGTGTCATTCGCCAGCGGGCAGCGCGGGTGGAACGAACAGCCGGGCGGGGGCGAGATCGGGTTCGGCACCTCGCCCGCCACCGGGGTCCGTTCGGTGCCGCCGACAGTGAGTTTAGGCACGGTTTCCATCAGCAGACGCGTGTAAGGGTGCTGCGGGTTCTCAAAGATTTGCTCCTTGGGGCCGACCTCGACGATCTTGCCAAGATACATCACCGCCAGCACATCGGCCATGTACCAGACCACCGCCAGATCGTGGCTGATGAAGATGTAGCTCATGTTGAACTCATCCTGCAGGTCTTTCATCAGGTTGAGGATTTGGCTCTGCACACTCACGTCCAGCGCTGAGGTGGGTTCGTCACAGATCAGCAGTTCGGGCCGTGTCGTGAGGGCACGGGCGATCGAGAGGCGTTGGCGTTGGCCGCCCGAAAACTCATGCGGAAACTTCTTGGCGTCGGCAGGGTTCAGGCCCACTTGGCTCAGCAGTTTTTCCACTTCGCGGGTGACCTCGGCGCGGGTCTTGCAGATGCCGAAGTTCTTTAGCGGCTCACCAATGATGTCACGCACCCGCCAACGCGGGTTGAGCGAGGCATAAGGGTCTTGAAAGATCATCTGCATCCGGCGGCGCAGTTCGGGGGGATTGCCGGGTGGCATATGGGTGATGTCTGTCCCCTCAAAGCGGATGGCGCCCGCGCTTGGCGTGTGCAGCCCCATCAGCAACCGCGCCACGGTGGACTTGCCGCAGCCGGACTCGCCCACCACGGCAAAGGTCTTGCCACGCGGCACGTCAAAGCTGATGTCGTTCACCGCCGTCAGGATGCGGCGCGGGCGGCGTTCCAGCACCCGGTTGAGGAAGGGTTCGGACACATCGAAGCGCTTGGAGATATTCTGCACGCTGAGGATGTCGTCGGGGGCGATCTGGGGGGTCATGCTGTCTCTCCATAAAGGTGGCAGGCGACTTGGCCGGTGCCTGCATCCTGTGGCGCGGGGCGCAAGCTGTGGCAGTGTTCCATCGCACGCGGGCAGCGCGGGGCAAAGGCGCAGCCGGGGGCGGGGTTGCGCAGGCCGGGCATCGCGCCCTCGATTTGCGTAAGGCGGCGGTCGCGGTTGCCGATCTGCGGGATCGAGGCCATGAGGCCCCGCGTATAGGGGTGCAGCGGCTCTTCGATGACCTGTTTTACGTCGCCGATCTCGACCAGCCGCCCGGCGTACATCACCGCGACGCGGTCGGCGGTCTCGGCGATCACGCCCATGTCGTGGGTGACCAGAACCACCGCCGTGCCATTCTCGCGGCAGAGCCGTTTCAGCAGGGCAAGGATCTGCGCCTGCACGCTCACATCAAGCGCCGTGGTCGGCTCGTCCGCGATGATCAGCTTCGGCTCGGCACAAAGCGCCAGCGCGATCACCACACGCTGCCGCATCCCGCCCGAGAACTGGTGCGGATATTGGTCGAGCCGCGCCTCGGGGGCCGGGATGCCGACTTCGGCCAGCCAGTCGATGGCGCGCTGGCGGGCGGTCTTGTGATCAAACCCCAGATGCACGCGCATCGTGTCGATGAGTTGCTCGCCCACGGTATAGACCGGGTTGAGGCTGGTCAGCGGGTCCTGAAAGATCGCGCCGATTTCTTTGCCCCGGATGCGGCGCATCTTTTCGGGGGGCAGGTTGTCGATCCGTGCGCCACGCAGGCGCACCTCGCCCGAGCGGATCAAGCCGGGCGGTTCGATCAGCCCGGTAATCGCCGCCCCGGTGATCGACTTGCCTGCGCCGGATTCACCGACCAGCCCGAGGATTTCGCCTTCGTCGAGATCAAGGCTCAGCCCCTTGACGGCCTCCAACGGGCCGCGGCGGGTGGGGAATTCGACAACGATATTGTCCAGTTCAAGAAGTGACATTGGGGTACCTCACCGCAATTTGGGGTTAAGCGCATCGCGCAGCCAGTCGCCCAGCAGGTTCACCGCCAACACGAGGATCGCCAGTGCCGCGGCAGGGAAGACGACGACCCACCAGATGCCCGAAAACAAGAATTCATTGCCGATCTGGATCAGCGTGCCGAGCGAGGGCTGGGTGGGCGGCATGCCGACACCCAGAAAGCTCAGCGTCGCTTCGGTCAGCACCGCCATGCCGAGGTTGATGGTGGCGATCACCAGCACCGGGCCAAGCACGTTGGGCAAGATATGCTTCATCATGATTGCCACCTTACCGGTGCCGAGCGTGCGCGCCGCCTCGATATATTCCTTGCGGCGCTCCACCATGGTCGAGCCGCGCACGGTGCGGGCGTATTGCACCCAGTTGGTCAGGCCGATCGATAGGATCAGCACGATGAGCGCCGACTCGGCCTGCGCCGAACTGGGCAGAGCGCCGCGCAGCACACCGTTGATGAGCAGCGCCACGAGGATCGGCGGGAAGCTGAGCAGGACGTCGGCAATCCGCATCAGCACCGCGTCGACGATCCCGCCGAGAAAGCCACCAAGCAGTCCGAGGGTTACCCCCATCACAGCGGCGAGGATCACACTGGCGAAACCCACCAGCAGGGAAATCCGCATCCCGTGCATGATAGACGACAGCACATCACGGGCCTGCGTGTCGGTGCCGAGGAGGTAAGCGGTACTGCCGCCCTCGACCCAGAACGGGGGCAATTCACTGTCGAAAAGGTCCAGTTCTGCGATGTCGAAAGGGTTCTGTGGCGCGAGGCTCGGGGCAAAGATCGCCGTGAGGAAC encodes:
- a CDS encoding ABC transporter ATP-binding protein, translating into MTPQIAPDDILSVQNISKRFDVSEPFLNRVLERRPRRILTAVNDISFDVPRGKTFAVVGESGCGKSTVARLLMGLHTPSAGAIRFEGTDITHMPPGNPPELRRRMQMIFQDPYASLNPRWRVRDIIGEPLKNFGICKTRAEVTREVEKLLSQVGLNPADAKKFPHEFSGGQRQRLSIARALTTRPELLICDEPTSALDVSVQSQILNLMKDLQDEFNMSYIFISHDLAVVWYMADVLAVMYLGKIVEVGPKEQIFENPQHPYTRLLMETVPKLTVGGTERTPVAGEVPNPISPPPGCSFHPRCPLANDTCRSVAPALHLRAGGQKSACHAADEGRLPTWLRLAAE
- a CDS encoding ABC transporter permease gives rise to the protein MSNFMPMLYAFWDSDITYSFRKSRVAVISALVLLAMFLTAIFAPSLAPQNPFDIAELDLFDSELPPFWVEGGSTAYLLGTDTQARDVLSSIMHGMRISLLVGFASVILAAVMGVTLGLLGGFLGGIVDAVLMRIADVLLSFPPILVALLINGVLRGALPSSAQAESALIVLILSIGLTNWVQYARTVRGSTMVERRKEYIEAARTLGTGKVAIMMKHILPNVLGPVLVIATINLGMAVLTEATLSFLGVGMPPTQPSLGTLIQIGNEFLFSGIWWVVVFPAAALAILVLAVNLLGDWLRDALNPKLR
- a CDS encoding flavin reductase family protein, with amino-acid sequence MEFDFTTLPERDRYRLLSSFVAPRPIALVTTLCPDGVANAAPMSFFNVFSQEPPIVILGIQTRPDGTVKDTVNNINARQSFCVNMVDMALAQAMITCGISYEPDVDEIATAGLTMTPANQIEGGWIAESPCAMECVVAETIRYERREIILGRVVQMHIRDNCLDDAGRYVRPENYQPIARLHADNYITSDRQFELRAPAQPPAGVTRKAAP
- a CDS encoding ABC transporter ATP-binding protein; translation: MSLLELDNIVVEFPTRRGPLEAVKGLSLDLDEGEILGLVGESGAGKSITGAAITGLIEPPGLIRSGEVRLRGARIDNLPPEKMRRIRGKEIGAIFQDPLTSLNPVYTVGEQLIDTMRVHLGFDHKTARQRAIDWLAEVGIPAPEARLDQYPHQFSGGMRQRVVIALALCAEPKLIIADEPTTALDVSVQAQILALLKRLCRENGTAVVLVTHDMGVIAETADRVAVMYAGRLVEIGDVKQVIEEPLHPYTRGLMASIPQIGNRDRRLTQIEGAMPGLRNPAPGCAFAPRCPRAMEHCHSLRPAPQDAGTGQVACHLYGETA